ATTGGTAAAGAATATTTTATAGAGGAAGATATGAAAATATACAACTCCACAGCAGAGTTATTTGAAGCTTTTAAAAAAGATGAAGTTGGTTATATAATAAGCCCATATAACATCTATGATAGAGACTGTGGTAAACAGCATAAAGATATAAAAATAAAAGATATTCCTATTAATTTCGCTTTTTCAAAAAAACAAAAAATTTTAAGAGATATTTTTAATAAAGCAATTGCAGTTATTGGAGATATTGATAAAAATGAAATTAGAAATTTTGTTGAAATAGACCAGAAAGAATATGTTCTCAACATAACTGAAGAAGCTGAGGAAAAGAAAAAAATTTGGTATATAACTATATTTATACTTTTAGTACTAATTAGTAAAATAGTTTTCCAAAAAAAATTAACAAAAGCTTTAAAGTATGACCAATTAACTAATCTACCCAACAGGTATCTTTTTAATGAGTTTTGTAAAAAAAATGATTTTATCAAAGGTGCTGTTATTGTAATCGATTTAGATAATTTCAAAAAAACTAATGATAAATATGGTCATAGTAAAGGGGATTCAGTTCTTTCTGAAGTTGGAAAACTTTTATTAGATGTATTTCCAAGAGAAAATACTTTTAGAATATCTGGAGATGAATTTTATTTATATTATGGTGATAATGATCTTTTAGAAAGATTAGAAAAATTAATATATCTGGGCAAAAACTCCAATATTATAACTAAATATAATATCTCTTTTAGTATCGGATACTATATTAAAAATAATGATGAAAGCTTAGAGCTGTCATTTGAAAAAGCTGATATAGCAATGTATGATGCTAAAAAAATAAATGGATTTTCAATTATGCAATATAAGAAGTAAGGGCAAAGTAAGGGAAACTTTATGACGCAAAACTATAGGGCCTATTAATGTGGCAGCCAGGTGCAACAATTTTAATTAAAATTGTTGCTTTTTTTATTCCGAAAATACATCGAATAAAAATTTTTCATAGTTACAAACTAAAAAATTTACAGGAGGATTCAAAATATGAAAAAAATATTAAGCTCACTTTTTATAAGCATTGGAGTTTTGGCTGTTGCTCAAGAGGAAGCTATTATGGAGGTTAAAGCCCAAGTTATTAAACCTTTAAAGGTAGAAGTCACAAAAAATATCGATTTTGGAAAAGTTGTCGCTGGAAGCTTTTCAAGAGTAGACGGTGAATTTAAAGTAACTGGTGAACCAGGAGAGAAGTATATTGCATATATTAAAGAACTTGGAGAAAACAGTGGTGAAGGTACAATAGAAATGGTAAACAGTACTGATTCTTCAATAAAATTTCCAGTAAGAGCATGGACAGATTTATTTAATTTTATTCCTACAATCAATAGTAAA
The DNA window shown above is from Cetobacterium somerae ATCC BAA-474 and carries:
- a CDS encoding DUF4402 domain-containing protein, coding for MKKILSSLFISIGVLAVAQEEAIMEVKAQVIKPLKVEVTKNIDFGKVVAGSFSRVDGEFKVTGEPGEKYIAYIKELGENSGEGTIEMVNSTDSSIKFPVRAWTDLFNFIPTINSKTGYNYHTVGVDLAVPTTQTPGSYTSNLTMIVRYE